One region of uncultured Methanolobus sp. genomic DNA includes:
- a CDS encoding RNA ligase translates to MKNCRITELDIEKVGEFLELPPSKISELIEKGNLKRNWDEYYDIYRFQGHAPHMEDGTVLIDHHGNFELVRGFPKIKRAMLLEPALLKNFGDISSVAVEEKMNGYNVRVIEFRGKLIAFTRSGHVCPYSTERVQNFLGPDFFRENPDLVVYGEMTGPENPYVQKEAYGIESLDIFVFDIRHKNTGEALPVNQRRELAEKYEFNQVRLFGNFNINSASSKITEIIKELGKKGREGVVIKDPAMVLQPVKYTCSESNCSDLRQAFKFYNEAGRDYLYSRVIREGFQSHEWNESEEDFRERCMRLGESILNPMKKTIGQVESGERIAEEFCIRVKNKETIFKFRDYLNRFGLYVALGEIERRGDEYVAEIKKVNKSTNDKTLAMLEGQLWS, encoded by the coding sequence CAGAACTTATTGAAAAAGGAAACCTTAAGCGCAATTGGGATGAGTACTACGATATTTACAGATTCCAGGGACATGCACCCCATATGGAAGATGGAACAGTGCTCATTGACCACCATGGAAACTTCGAACTTGTGCGTGGTTTTCCAAAGATTAAAAGAGCAATGCTCCTTGAGCCGGCCCTCTTGAAGAATTTTGGTGATATTTCTTCTGTTGCTGTTGAAGAGAAAATGAACGGATACAATGTCCGTGTTATTGAATTCAGAGGAAAGCTCATTGCATTTACCCGCAGCGGCCATGTGTGCCCTTATTCCACTGAACGCGTGCAGAATTTTCTGGGACCGGATTTTTTCAGGGAAAATCCTGACCTCGTTGTCTATGGAGAAATGACAGGACCTGAAAATCCTTACGTTCAGAAAGAAGCTTATGGTATAGAATCTCTGGATATCTTTGTTTTTGATATACGTCACAAGAATACGGGCGAAGCTCTGCCGGTTAACCAGAGAAGAGAACTTGCAGAAAAATATGAATTCAATCAGGTCAGGCTCTTTGGAAATTTCAATATCAATAGCGCCTCTTCAAAGATAACGGAAATCATAAAGGAACTTGGAAAAAAAGGAAGGGAAGGAGTTGTTATCAAAGACCCGGCAATGGTATTGCAACCAGTGAAATACACTTGTTCCGAGAGTAATTGTTCTGACCTGAGACAGGCATTTAAATTCTACAATGAAGCAGGAAGAGATTACCTGTATTCAAGGGTCATACGTGAAGGTTTCCAGTCACATGAATGGAACGAAAGTGAAGAAGACTTCAGAGAGAGATGCATGAGACTTGGAGAAAGCATACTTAACCCCATGAAAAAAACCATTGGGCAAGTAGAAAGCGGAGAAAGAATAGCAGAAGAATTCTGCATACGTGTGAAGAATAAGGAGACTATTTTCAAATTCAGAGACTACCTTAACAGATTCGGACTCTATGTTGCCCTTGGGGAAATTGAGAGAAGGGGAGATGAATATGTGGCTGAGATCAAAAAGGTGAATAAAAGCACAAATGATAAGACACTTGCAATGTTAGAAGGTCAGTTGTGGTCATGA
- a CDS encoding EF-Tu/IF-2/RF-3 family GTPase encodes MTKIAITGSEKSGKTTLAGKLGKKGNVTDVTMYDYAKNDSILTTIDATGYPVSVKPLITALNLSDVALLCIPPEGLDPQAAECIIALDLMQYKHGIVVLTKADSTYPFAVDELKARIQNITKGTALENWDYMSISTTSFEGMEELKELILEMGTKVDEEQRELDKLSPRIMIDQSFNVTGIGCVVLGVVEQGTINIKDKMIAYPTKKELEIRSIQMHDVDVKSAPAGARVGLALKGIQSKDIDRGFVVSNEETVATDLVINCGVSPLAKPFNVNDMLHLYVGLQSSPVRVVEISEDGNPVEIANPGKEYILKLEGTKEISYIKTDRFILSNLDEKQRFIAYGHEQ; translated from the coding sequence ATGACAAAGATTGCTATCACCGGAAGTGAGAAAAGCGGTAAGACCACTCTTGCCGGAAAACTTGGAAAGAAAGGTAACGTCACTGACGTAACAATGTACGATTATGCCAAGAATGACAGCATACTCACAACCATTGATGCCACCGGCTATCCGGTATCTGTAAAACCGCTTATCACAGCACTCAATCTTTCAGATGTCGCACTTTTATGCATTCCTCCCGAAGGACTTGACCCCCAGGCAGCAGAATGTATCATTGCACTTGACCTTATGCAATACAAGCACGGTATTGTGGTTCTTACAAAAGCCGATTCAACATATCCATTCGCTGTTGACGAACTAAAAGCCAGGATCCAGAATATTACTAAGGGAACAGCACTTGAGAACTGGGACTACATGTCAATTTCCACTACTTCTTTTGAAGGAATGGAAGAACTTAAAGAACTCATTTTAGAGATGGGCACTAAAGTTGATGAGGAGCAAAGAGAACTTGACAAGCTCAGTCCCAGAATTATGATAGACCAGTCCTTCAATGTGACAGGAATCGGTTGTGTAGTCCTTGGAGTTGTGGAACAGGGAACTATCAACATCAAAGATAAAATGATTGCATATCCTACAAAAAAAGAGCTTGAGATAAGGTCAATTCAGATGCATGATGTTGACGTAAAATCTGCACCGGCAGGTGCCAGAGTTGGACTTGCACTGAAAGGCATCCAATCAAAGGATATTGACAGGGGATTTGTTGTCTCAAATGAAGAGACAGTTGCAACAGACCTTGTGATCAATTGTGGAGTTTCACCTCTTGCAAAACCATTCAATGTAAATGACATGTTACATCTTTACGTGGGACTCCAGTCTTCACCTGTAAGAGTTGTGGAAATTAGTGAGGATGGAAACCCGGTTGAAATCGCAAACCCTGGAAAAGAATACATATTGAAACTTGAAGGAACAAAAGAAATTTCCTACATTAAAACTGACAGGTTCATTCTTTCTAACCTGGATGAAAAACAAAGGTTCATTGCCTACGGGCATGAACAATAA
- a CDS encoding ATPase domain-containing protein, giving the protein MRIPTGIEGFDDLVQGGFLTERVYVLSGPPGSGKTTFGVQFLAQGASAGDVGLYVTLLECPQNIINDMSNYAMNVPGLIKMKKLLFADLGPRMEYGYMDEVNEFITTDYDVGTSSIETEAPSPSMVFKEIAAYVSEYDVKRLVIDSVSAIRFTTRDLSLQEKEMSRFMRNLKKIGCTTLILSEMTDPTAYSTEQFAAHGVIFMHNFLYDKTMTRAVQVIKMRGTKHDCNMRSISFSEEGLKVEGYLE; this is encoded by the coding sequence ATGCGAATACCTACAGGAATAGAGGGTTTTGATGACCTTGTACAGGGCGGTTTCCTCACTGAGAGGGTTTACGTACTTAGTGGTCCTCCCGGAAGTGGAAAAACAACTTTTGGAGTCCAGTTCCTTGCTCAGGGAGCAAGTGCAGGCGATGTCGGACTCTATGTGACCCTGCTGGAATGCCCGCAGAACATTATCAATGATATGTCAAATTATGCCATGAATGTTCCCGGTTTGATTAAGATGAAAAAGCTCTTATTTGCAGATCTTGGTCCCCGTATGGAATATGGGTATATGGATGAAGTTAATGAGTTCATAACTACGGATTACGACGTAGGGACAAGTTCAATTGAGACAGAAGCTCCTTCCCCTTCAATGGTCTTTAAGGAGATCGCTGCATATGTTTCAGAATATGATGTGAAAAGGCTTGTAATCGATTCGGTATCAGCTATCCGTTTCACAACAAGAGACCTGTCACTTCAGGAAAAAGAAATGAGCAGGTTCATGCGTAATCTCAAGAAAATAGGATGTACTACATTAATACTTTCTGAAATGACTGATCCTACTGCCTATTCTACTGAACAGTTCGCTGCACATGGTGTGATCTTCATGCATAATTTCCTTTATGACAAGACCATGACCCGTGCTGTGCAGGTTATCAAGATGCGCGGCACAAAGCATGACTGTAACATGAGAAGTATCTCCTTCTCGGAAGAGGGACTGAAAGTAGAAGGCTATCTTGAATGA